A DNA window from Aquarana catesbeiana isolate 2022-GZ linkage group LG01, ASM4218655v1, whole genome shotgun sequence contains the following coding sequences:
- the LOC141125245 gene encoding uncharacterized protein, translating to MSFSDYNCSLIVEPVSLLFLFCSSIVRKRRQSGRRGKQVSLLPHEKELLAAVGEDEIKKLLAHQDRLQAQRRRRQRAEEQESSTSSCSVIQSEGETEEEAEAATPTSAEQEVEETCPVEAAGDAEEQPDAADPGSEVFILQLQPVDEDLDLPASGWTGCPSESPVVSTVLHPSTSPHLASPVHPSPAPEQAHPPPSRATFL from the exons atgtcattttcagattacaattgtagtttaattgtggaacccgtttctcttctctttttgttttgcagttccatagtgcgtaaacgcaggcagtcggggcgcagaggaaagcaggtatctctcctcccccatgagaaggagctcttagcagctgtaggggaggatgagataaaaaaactgctggctcatcagg atcgtctccaggcccagcgccgccggaggcagagggcagaggagcaggagtcctccacgtcatcatgca gtgtcatccagtcagagggggagactgaggaggaggctgaggcagcaacgcccacat ctgctgagcaggaggtggaggagacctgccctgtagaggctgctggggatgcggaggaacagccagatgcggcagatccaggga gtgaagtcttcatcctgcaactgcagcctgtggacgaagacctggacctgcccgcgtctggttggactggctgtccttctgagtccccagtggtttctacagtcctccacccttcaacatccccccacctggcctccccagtgcatccttcacccgctccagaacaggcacatcccccaccctccagagccacat